Within Vicia villosa cultivar HV-30 ecotype Madison, WI linkage group LG1, Vvil1.0, whole genome shotgun sequence, the genomic segment gaggagggagcatgcttttggattctctgtccattagccttgacaattcttctggaagttcatcgtcttcctcatccccttcctcaGACTGATCAGCGAGAGCCTCGAAtttatattgagtttcagcagtattattatcggtgatgttagaaggtgatctgcacaagtttatgtttttattattttttttagtatgCAATTATGATTGTGCTTTGGTTTTATGCAAGAATGTTATTTGTCATTTCGAGAAAGTGAATGCAAGAACGAGACAAAGTTTTCGATACCAAATGCAAACGACAATTTTATTCATAAACttaactttgaaagtaaatggggcccttacaaaccaactctatgcttcgggcgaggcatgagcgacattgtttttttttttaataattgaaagggaaaaacacacaacaaaagcaaattactttgaaacgtaaactatctccggtatctccaagcTTGTTCAATTTTGAAGTTGTTCTCCTGGCCTAATCATCCGGATGAAATTGGACGTTCCTTCCATACTAGATATCATGGATACATGCTCATATCCACATGTGACAAAAGTCTGTGCAATCGGAGGGAATCGTTGCTCTTCCTTTGCAACCTTCTTTGTTGATTGGCATCCTAACCCCAGACGATCTTTCTTCTCTTGCACTTCTGGAATtttgccccagccttccatctttgtgtcttgcaggtctctccaggatgttaccgcccttcgcgTTTTCTCAATTGGCAGTGTGACAGCAGTGGCAATCTCTAGTGCCTGGAACGAAGTCTCTAATGCTTTTTCCCCAGCCTCAATGTATCGGTATGAGtctagattgctgacaaatatgtcCTCCTCCCCACTGACGGTTACTATAGAGTTTCCATCCACAAATTTCACCTTTTGATGCAGGGtagaggtaactgccccagccgCATGGATCCAAGGGCGTCCCAATAAACATGTATAGGCAGgctcaatctccatcacttggaaattgatgcagaaagtgTGAGGGCCTATTACCACAGGGAGGTCCACCTCTCCAAACACCGGGCTTTGCGACCCATCAAAGGCTTTGACCACCAGACGGCTTGGTCTTATTACCAGTCCTTCCAAATCTATCTTGTCTAAGGTggcctttggcatcacatttaatgacGATCCTGTGTCGATCAGCACTCTAGACAGATGAGCTTTcccacattgtatggagatatgcagGGCTTTGTTATGCTCTTTCCCTTGTGAGGGCAACTCGTGTTCACTGAAGCTTAAGCATGCCCCAGCAGtaagattagccaccattccatcaaaTTGATTTACAGTGATGTCTTTGGTTACATGGGCAGCACTCAAGATCTTCATTAGGGTGTCTCGATGTTTTTCTGAATGAATTAACAGCGAGAGGAGTGATATCCTGGATGGAGTTTGGTGCAACTGATCCACTACcttataatcacttttcttgattaatgccaagaattcttcggCATCTTTGTTAGTGATCTCCTTGTCCATGGGTGTGCTTCTTTCAGTAGGGACCACAGTATCTTGATCATTTGCTTGTGCTGAATTCTCCTTTGATTTTGCAGTATTGAATATGCGACCGCTACGAGTCATACCCCCAGGCCCGACGATGTTTGTCACATCGGTACTAGCATTAGACTCATATTCCCACGGGactgctttcatcttgtccacagGGTATGGATCCCTGACTGGGATAATCCTAGTGCGTACTTGTGCGGGTATCAGCAATGTGGCTTTGGCGCAAGGGATGATCAACGTCTTCCTTGCCCCTTGCCTTGGTATCATTAACGGTTCATTCCTGTCCAACATGGCCACATACTCTTCCTCAGGATATTCTTTAAACTGAACTACCCCTTGATTCACGAGTCTTTGCAAGGTTGTCTTAAAGGCTTCGTTATGTTCGAGGACGAACCCCTTTgcaagtagatacctcttaagggc encodes:
- the LOC131653979 gene encoding uncharacterized protein LOC131653979, with the protein product MAQMLSFMKDIKDEQERAREARNRYEETPNDGNPLLGYVRGFDPHKSNTHSSKRVTKTHEEGEASHEGFIPATQKEGAPRTVRIPANNPPKDEDYVDLQYGEVDEPNQEYQHKQTQADSEESARNNGQIKALEERLKAVEGYDTNPMPRHDGAVNAIEVVTEQEFVQQRSSPIDALKRYLLAKGFVLEHNEAFKTTLQRLVNQGVVQFKEYPEEEYVAMLDRNEPLMIPRQGARKTLIIPCAKATLLIPAQVRTRIIPVRDPYPVDKMKAVPWEYESNASTDVTNIVGPGGMTRSGRIFNTAKSKENSAQANDQDTVVPTERSTPMDKEITNKDAEEFLALIKKSDYKVVDQLHQTPSRISLLSLLIHSEKHRDTLMKILSAAHVTKDITVNQFDGMVANLTAGACLSFSEHELPSQGKEHNKALHISIQCGKAHLSRVLIDTGSSLNVMPKATLDKIDLEGLVIRPSRLVVKAFDGSQSPVFGEVDLPVVIGPHTFCINFQVMEIEPAYTCLLGRPWIHAAGAVTSTLHQKVKFVDGNSIVTVSGEEDIFVSNLDSYRYIEAGEKALETSFQALEIATAVTLPIEKTRRATSSCIGYHSKRVVHLSNKNAEEFGLTWITKSEKRYSSSLTQVSSP